A region from the Tigriopus californicus strain San Diego chromosome 9, Tcal_SD_v2.1, whole genome shotgun sequence genome encodes:
- the LOC131886473 gene encoding uncharacterized protein LOC131886473, with product MLIDGGLQGTDTIVTGPSHLLSNSPSNKKSIGLRSDDGIHHIAFTGYDPEHRNGTRMIRSDTNGTSSFSLATHLFFWLLTDLSTLKFFSSEKKKRGPPVDFKSLRSLVPLATLVALIFSVRMCRLPILCNFIPKSTLMALDIVLRLTSLFLVRLNMGVFGANRTDRFRPAKNFWVRFLSLLEAWAFLLASPPAFHLLQTL from the exons ATGCTTAtcgatggaggccttcagGGCACTGATACTATTGTAACTGGACCTTCCCACCTTCTCTCCAACTCACCCTCGAACAAGAAGTCCATTGGATTGAGATCCG ACGACGGGATCCATCACATCGCCTTCACTGGATATGATCCCGAACATCGTAATGGTACCCGGATGATTCGTTCTGATACGAATGGGACGTCCTCCTTTTCCTTGGCCACCCACCTGTTCTTCTGGTTGTTGACGGACCTATCGACGTTAAAGTTTTTCTCGtcggagaagaagaagaggggtCCACCTGTTGACTTCAAGTCATTGAGGAGTCTGGTCCCATTGGCTACCCTGGTCGCCCTAATCTTCTCCGTGAGGATGTGTCGCTTGCCCATCTTGTGCAACTTCATCCCCAAGTCCACCCTGATGGCCCTGGATATTGTGCTTCGGCTCACCAGTCTCTTCTTAGTGAGGCTGAACATGGGTGTGTTTGGCGCGAACCGGACGGACCGCTTCAGGCCCGCCAAGAACTTTTGGGTCCGTTTCTTGTCGCTCCTCGAGGCATGGGCTTTCCTCTTGGCATCACCACCTGCCTTCCACTTGTTGCAGACGTTGTAA